The genomic segment ATGGCAGTTGAATTGTCACCTTCGGTATGATTTTGTTGAGGAGTGGTGTAAAGAACGGTCGATTGTAATCCACGACTGTGCGGTTATAATCGGTCAGGCTCAGGATGAGTCAGTTACAAACCACTATTCTTCAGGGACCGGAGTCATGCCCCAGGCAAGCGGATTGCAGTTCACCGCCCGTGTAGGCGAATTCCCCTCAGATCACTTCGTTGTCGTCAGATTCGTGTTGACCGAAAGCCTTTCCCGGCTGTTTCAGGGTCGAGTTCATCTGGCCAGTACTGACCCGGACGTGCAGGCGGCGGATATCCTGGAACAACCGGTGGACCTGGTGGTGTGGCAAGACGGCCAGCCTTTACGGCGCTTCACCGGCGTGGTGAACGAATTCGTCCGCGGCAACACCGGTCACCGCCGCACAGCCTATGAAGTGGTCATCCAGCCCCCGGCCTGGCGCCTGGGCCTGATGCACAACAGCCGCATCTTCCAGACCCAGAGTACCGACGCCATCGTGCGCACCCTGCTAGAAGAGCGGGGCATTATTGATACGGTCTTTGACTTCAAGCGCCCCCCTGAGGAACGGGAATACTGCGTCCAGCACCGGGAAAGCGACCTGCAGTTCATTGAACGACTGGCCGCCGAAGAAGGCTGGCATTATCGCTACCAACACGGCAGCGTGGATGGCGAAGAACAACCCGCCCTGATCATCGCCGACCACCACGGCGACGCCCCGAAACTGGAGCCAGTCCCCTGCAACACCCAGGCCGGCGGCAGCAGCAAACAAGCCTGCGTGTTCAGCTTCGCCTACGAAGAACGCATCAAAGCCGCCTCCGTGGCCATGAAGGACTACACCTTCAAGAACCCCGCCTACGCCCTGATGCACGAACACAGCGCGGGCGGTGTGAACCACCGAGAAGACTACCAACACTACGACTACCCCGGTCGCTACAAGGCCGACGCCAGTGGCCAGCCCTTCACCCAGGCCAGACTGGACGCCCTGAGAAACGACGCCTCCCTGGCCCAGGGCGAAAGCAACCGCCCGGACTTCATCCCCGGCGCCAAAGTGGAGCTGCAGGACCACGACAGCCAGAGCCTGAACCGGGAATGGCTGCTGACCGCCATCACCCACACCGGCAAACAGCCCCAGGCGATGGAAGAAGAAGGTGGCAGCGAACCCACCAGCTACCACAACGACTTCACCGCCATCCCGGCCGATAAAACCTGGCGGCCCCTGTGTGAACACAAACCCATGATGGACGGCCCCCAGATGGCCATCGTCACCGGCCCCGAGGGTGAAGAGATCCACTGCGACCAGTACGGCCGGGTGAAAGTCCGGTTCCCCTGGGACCGCTATTCAAAGAACGATGAACACTCCAGCGCCTGGTTACGCGTTGCCCAGGGCTGGGCCGGCGGCCAATACGGCTTTATGGCCCTGCCCAGAATCGGCAATGAAGTAATCGTTTCCTTCTTGGACGGCGACCCGGACCAGCCCATCATCACTGGAAGGACTTACCACGCCACCAACACACCGCCCTACGCGCTGCCGGAACACAAAACAAAAACCACTCTGAAAACCAAAACCCACAAGGGCGAAGGCAGCAACGAACTCAGATTTGAAGACGAAGCGGACCAGGAACAGATCTACCTCCACGCCCAGAAAGACCTGGACCTGCTGACGGAAAACAACCGCACCGAAGTCATCAAGAACGACAGCCACCTGACGGTGGAGAACAACCGCTTCAGCCACACCAAAGGCAACAGCCACCACACTGTGGACGGCGAGAAGCGCGAACAAACCGGCAAAGACCACAGCTTCAACGTAACCGGCACCCTGCACCTCAAAGCCGGCACCGCCTGGCTCAGTGATTCCGGCACCGAGCTGCATATCAAAGCCGGCCAGAAAACCGTCATCGAAGCAGGAGCCGAAATCACCCTCAAAGCCGGTGGCAGCTTCGTAAAGATCGACCCCAGCGGCGTGGCCTTGGGTGGCGCGAGTATCAAGATGAACGCCGGTGGCGCTGGCGGCAAAGGCAGTGGGCAGAAGGTGCAGGTGCCGGAGAGACCAGGGTTGGTGGATGCCGGAGGCGCGTATACCGAGCCTGCTGCGCTGGCCACGGTCGGCCAGAGAACCAATGCGCAACCGGATGCCCAGATGCGTGCGCTGCAGGAAGGCAAAGCCCTGACCTCCATTTGCCAATCAGAAGAGAACACATCGGGAGATGGGTCCGATGCTTGATGTTTTCGAGGGACCTTCAAAAGCTAACAATCAGCTTCAGGACATGCATTTCAATTATGTCCTGATTGATGGCAGCAAACGCGCAGAGGCGGAACGCTGGCTGTACGAGCTTGTTGACACTCCGGACTATCGTAATCTGTTTGATGGCACCGAGTGGGCATCGATTCGCGATGTTGCACCGTTGCTGGTGAGCACCGACCGGGGCCACCCGTTGTTGGAAAAACTGTCTCTGGAGGGCAAAACGCTCGAGTGGGGCTACGCGATCGCCAGTGATGAATCGTTGGACGCGGTAGCTGATCATCTATGCCGGTTTATCAAGGTACGCCACCCTTTGGGCTATAGCGTCATGTTGCGGTTCGCCGATCCCACGGTTGCAAGGGTCCTGCTGGCTTCTTCCGGTGATGGCGGTGTGCCCGAATACTGGTCTCCGTTTACTGCGGTAAAACTCCCAGATGCTTTATGGGATGGTTGGCATCTTGAGGTGCGTCCGGACTCGTTGCCAGAGGTTGGCGTTGGATGGAACGCGGAGGGTAGCGCTTCATTTCGGCTGGGTGAACACACCCTCAGAGGTTTAACGGACACTGATCGGCGTACAACGTTGGTCAAATTGATGCAGCACCTTGAGACCTATTTCCCGAGTAGAGCCGCGCCAAATGTAAGGCAGGCTGTGATAAAGGATCTTCGGACCATCATGGAACAGGCATTGGCCAACGGCTATGAATCGCTTCAGGCCTTGCTCCATTGGTGTACCGTGTACGGCTATCAGGGAGAGCTGTCACTGTGGGAAGCAGCGGCCTCTGGCATTTATGACCTTTTTCATCGGTGGCCAGGAACGGCCGCAGAAGCGCAGGCTAGAGAAGCGGCGATGATCGCCATGTCCTCAGCTGGAACCCAAGTGCAAGGAGAGCCTATCCATGGGTAAGCAACTTACTAACCCCATAACCGCCGCCGATCGCGCAAGCCTGGCAAGCGCCACGGCGCAAGGCGCCTGCCCGTTGACCCGGTCGGATATTCAGTTGATCCCGGTACGATACGCCTATGCCGATGAGGCGGCGGAACACCCTTCATTGGAGCCCCGGTTCAACCTCGAATTTCAGCCAATTGGCATCCGTCAGGTACGGGATGGTTACCTGTACCTGTTCCATTCGGATGCCCCGGACATTCTGCATGAGTACGAAGTCAAAGACGGCGGCGCGGTCACCAAGCGTTTATGGCAAGGTAACGAGGGCGCTCAGGATCAGCGTACTGGGACCCCGGATACTCCGGCCATCGTGGTTCCGCGCAGGGGGCATGTCGATGTCTTTTTCTCCGCCACACAGCTGACCGCGAAAAAGTGCAGCATGCTTATTAGCTGGGAAGATTACCGCAAACGGGTGATGCAGCGAGTGAGCTTGTCTGGCTATTGCCCAATCAACGGAAAGCCCCAGTTGTTGAGCAAGGCAAGTCTGGAATTGTTATTGACCCACCCGGACACGCAAACCGTGCCCATGGATGGGAAAGCCCATTTACCCTCGTGGTACTGGGCCCAGAATACACGGGATTCCGGCTCTGAACCGTTCGCCCATCGATTACCGGCTTATGATCTGGACCATACGTATATCGTGGTTGATGATTTTATGGGCCACATCGACGACCTGCTGGATGCCTGGGCGATTGTGGATGCCAACCATAACGCATGGTTGGAGGCAGAGGACGCGAAATACTATCCGGCGCGCTTCATCAGCGATCTGATTCGATTGGATGACGAGCGAGTAGCCGAGCTGGCCCGCGCGTTTTCGGCGCAGGTTGAAAATGAAGATACCAGGGCATTGTTTGAAAAGGTTGCTCAGGGGAGTCGCGACCAACACGTCCGGTTGAAAGAGCTGATCGACGACTTCCCTGAATATCAGCAAAGCGCCCGAAAGGTTACTGGCCCCAGCACCTATAGCTATATGCCGTCCGACCATGAACGGGTCACCAAAATGCGTGACGCTGCTAAAGCGTTGGCAACAGAATTGGGCATGTCACAGCGTGACGTATTCAGTATCGTCGAATCCATGGCGGACTATCAGGCCGACCTTGTAGAAGGTTCTGCTCTCAGTGGTCAACAAGGTATCGCGGATTTGGTGAAGCTGGAAGACATGAACGCCTATCTGGAACAGGCTCAGCAACACCTGATGCAGTTCGCCGAGGAAAAACGACGGATCGTCACGGATATCCAGTCGTTACTAGCTACCTTTTACCTTCATGGTCATCTGCACGACCGGGAAAGCGATGCCGACTATATGGCGCTGCTGAAGATGGACAACGGTCTGATTGCGGTGCTTACGGAGTGGGCACAGTCATCGGGTGATTTTTCCTTCCTGAAGCGATTTTACTTTGAGGAGGTCGGGCACCAGCATTTGATCTCCCTGGATCTGAAACCCGAGATCATCCCCGGCACATTAAAAGACGTAGTCGACGGCCTGAAAGCCATAATGGATGCCAAGCAAGCTCCTGCGGCATACAAAGAGTGGGTTCGGCTGGTTGAGCAGAGCCCCCATTTGCAATTTCCGTCGCTTTCAGAGGGCGCTGCCGCACAACTCAGCCACCATCTGGCCCAGCTCAACATTACCGGGCGATTGGCGGTATTCGAGTTGGTACAGGCGGTGGATGCAGCCGATCTGCATGGCCGACTGAAGCAAGTGTTCGAACGGATGGATCCAGGGCTTCGAGCCCACATCTTCGAGAACCAAAGGCTGTACCAGGTTGACCTGGAGATTGCAGATGCCGACAGCCTTGCCAGGCATGAATCTCTCGTGAAGGAAATCGAACGGCTGGCCAAGTTGCGTGAGGAGGTTTTGGAGCAGGAAAACCGCCTTGAGCAGCGGCATAGCAAGGCCAGCACCCGAGACCGTCGCCGATATAAACGAGAGTACGACGAACAGATCCAAGCCATTCGTGCTCAAAAGCAAGAGCTGACCCATCAGCTTCGGGAACGGGGGTTCAGATTATTGGATACATCCCCGTTAGAGGGCGAAAATCATAGCGGAGAGCTCTTGATTGCTGGGTTGACCCGGACTGCCTACGGCCGTGCTGTGCAATCCGAAGTCGATGAACTGAAACGTCTGAGAGAGCGGGGCGGGCTTACCCGCATGATGGATTATGGCCGGGGTATGATCCACGGACATGACACTCTGGATCTGCCGAAACGCATTGGTGGCCTTGGGCTTGTATCGTTCATGGGATTGGTTGGGGCTGTTGGAACATGGGATGCAATCAAAAAATTGATAAATGACGATCCGGATGGCAACTGGGCAGACGCGTTTTCCGGAGCCACGGGCACAATCGGCGCGGCCGCCAGTGTTTTGACCATCATCGGCAGTGCGCGTCTGAATTATTACTATAAGGCCATTTCCCAGGCGGATGAGGTCCTGGCTCGGTTGGCACGGGTGAATGTTTGGGGCGGTACTATTGCAGCGTGGGCTGGGTTCTTATCTGCGGGTGCCGACTGGTTTAAGCAACTGGCTGTGGTGGTTAAATCTAGAAGTGGTAACGGGACCCGGGCGGGTGCTGGTGTCACTTTAATTGGTGATAGCATGCTGGTTTATGGAAGTTGGAAAATGGCCAAAACGGGGTCTATTGGCCTGTTTCATCGGTTGGTGGACGCTCGAGAAATTGCTTGGAAGCCGGCAAATGGCAAATTGCTTAGCTGGAAAGCGGTCAATAAGAATATGCTGGGCTTGGCGGGAGGCCTGTTCCGGGGCCTGAATGCCTGGCTCTGGGTAGGCACGATTATGGTCTGTATTGGCAATTGGATACAGAATTATTTCAAGCGCACAGAGGTGCAGCGCTGGTGTGAACAGAGCATCTGGGGTAATGACGCCAGAGGTTGGAACGCTGACCAACAACGCCACGAACTGGCCAAAGCCATCTACAAGCCCACTCTGTTGGTGAGGGCAGAACAGGCCGCATTGGATGGACGAACAAGCTATTGTACCTTTCGCCTTGAGCTCCCCGGACTGAGCTCACTGCGATCAGATAACGTGGAATGGGCGGTACTGAGGCAGGAGGGAACTGTTTGGAACCCTGACCAGGTCTATTGGAATCAGGCGATTACGGTTAAAAGTATGGGGGAGGCCGGAGTTGCTTTGGAATTGCACTTGACCGATGTGGAGCTAGAGACGGCTAAAGGTTTTTATCTCGCTTTCCGCTATAAGGCGGCCAATTCTTCCAACTGGCTGCCGGAATCGGAGAAGGCATATCACTACAAGCTCATTTTTCATGAACAGGGCAATCTGCCAAGGGTTGGAGCCAACGAGACCAAAGAGTGGAAACCGGTAATACCGCTTGATGATCCCGACCATCGGTTGAATACCTTGATCACTAACTATCACGCTCTGCTAAGCGAACCTAAGAAGTCTTGACTATGCCTGAATACTACAAGAACCAGTCATCCACCGAATCGTCATCTGAGTCAAACTGGGAAGCAGGTGCACGCAGCACAACCAAGGACGGTCGGTTACTGACGCTCAGTCCTGAGCCGGTGATGACAGGGGAACGGGCGGTAGACGTCAACACTTGGATTAGGCGAAAAACCGAGAGCTGGCTGGATTTGCAGATAGGGAACCTGTTGTTTGGCGCCGAATTTGCTTTGATGTTTCTAAGCTTGGGTCTGCTATCTATCGGTTTCTTGGGGTTTGGGTTTATGTTCATAGTTGGCCCGAACCAGTTTGGCCAATGGGCTTGGGAGGCGCCATTGTTCATGCTTGTTGGAAACCTCCTAGTTTCTTTACCTTGGGGGCTTTATTTTTATTTCCTAGGTAACAAGGTGGTGAAAGGAACCCCGCCGGTAAGGTTTAACCGGCAACGTCGAGAAGTAGCGATGCCTCGCTGGACGGAAGGGAAGGAATTCAAACTGCCTTTCTGGAATGATAGTGCTGCTGGTATCGCGT from the Marinobacter sp. LQ44 genome contains:
- a CDS encoding type VI secretion system Vgr family protein, yielding MPQASGLQFTARVGEFPSDHFVVVRFVLTESLSRLFQGRVHLASTDPDVQAADILEQPVDLVVWQDGQPLRRFTGVVNEFVRGNTGHRRTAYEVVIQPPAWRLGLMHNSRIFQTQSTDAIVRTLLEERGIIDTVFDFKRPPEEREYCVQHRESDLQFIERLAAEEGWHYRYQHGSVDGEEQPALIIADHHGDAPKLEPVPCNTQAGGSSKQACVFSFAYEERIKAASVAMKDYTFKNPAYALMHEHSAGGVNHREDYQHYDYPGRYKADASGQPFTQARLDALRNDASLAQGESNRPDFIPGAKVELQDHDSQSLNREWLLTAITHTGKQPQAMEEEGGSEPTSYHNDFTAIPADKTWRPLCEHKPMMDGPQMAIVTGPEGEEIHCDQYGRVKVRFPWDRYSKNDEHSSAWLRVAQGWAGGQYGFMALPRIGNEVIVSFLDGDPDQPIITGRTYHATNTPPYALPEHKTKTTLKTKTHKGEGSNELRFEDEADQEQIYLHAQKDLDLLTENNRTEVIKNDSHLTVENNRFSHTKGNSHHTVDGEKREQTGKDHSFNVTGTLHLKAGTAWLSDSGTELHIKAGQKTVIEAGAEITLKAGGSFVKIDPSGVALGGASIKMNAGGAGGKGSGQKVQVPERPGLVDAGGAYTEPAALATVGQRTNAQPDAQMRALQEGKALTSICQSEENTSGDGSDA
- a CDS encoding DUF4123 domain-containing protein; this translates as MLDVFEGPSKANNQLQDMHFNYVLIDGSKRAEAERWLYELVDTPDYRNLFDGTEWASIRDVAPLLVSTDRGHPLLEKLSLEGKTLEWGYAIASDESLDAVADHLCRFIKVRHPLGYSVMLRFADPTVARVLLASSGDGGVPEYWSPFTAVKLPDALWDGWHLEVRPDSLPEVGVGWNAEGSASFRLGEHTLRGLTDTDRRTTLVKLMQHLETYFPSRAAPNVRQAVIKDLRTIMEQALANGYESLQALLHWCTVYGYQGELSLWEAAASGIYDLFHRWPGTAAEAQAREAAMIAMSSAGTQVQGEPIHG
- a CDS encoding toxin VasX, giving the protein MGKQLTNPITAADRASLASATAQGACPLTRSDIQLIPVRYAYADEAAEHPSLEPRFNLEFQPIGIRQVRDGYLYLFHSDAPDILHEYEVKDGGAVTKRLWQGNEGAQDQRTGTPDTPAIVVPRRGHVDVFFSATQLTAKKCSMLISWEDYRKRVMQRVSLSGYCPINGKPQLLSKASLELLLTHPDTQTVPMDGKAHLPSWYWAQNTRDSGSEPFAHRLPAYDLDHTYIVVDDFMGHIDDLLDAWAIVDANHNAWLEAEDAKYYPARFISDLIRLDDERVAELARAFSAQVENEDTRALFEKVAQGSRDQHVRLKELIDDFPEYQQSARKVTGPSTYSYMPSDHERVTKMRDAAKALATELGMSQRDVFSIVESMADYQADLVEGSALSGQQGIADLVKLEDMNAYLEQAQQHLMQFAEEKRRIVTDIQSLLATFYLHGHLHDRESDADYMALLKMDNGLIAVLTEWAQSSGDFSFLKRFYFEEVGHQHLISLDLKPEIIPGTLKDVVDGLKAIMDAKQAPAAYKEWVRLVEQSPHLQFPSLSEGAAAQLSHHLAQLNITGRLAVFELVQAVDAADLHGRLKQVFERMDPGLRAHIFENQRLYQVDLEIADADSLARHESLVKEIERLAKLREEVLEQENRLEQRHSKASTRDRRRYKREYDEQIQAIRAQKQELTHQLRERGFRLLDTSPLEGENHSGELLIAGLTRTAYGRAVQSEVDELKRLRERGGLTRMMDYGRGMIHGHDTLDLPKRIGGLGLVSFMGLVGAVGTWDAIKKLINDDPDGNWADAFSGATGTIGAAASVLTIIGSARLNYYYKAISQADEVLARLARVNVWGGTIAAWAGFLSAGADWFKQLAVVVKSRSGNGTRAGAGVTLIGDSMLVYGSWKMAKTGSIGLFHRLVDAREIAWKPANGKLLSWKAVNKNMLGLAGGLFRGLNAWLWVGTIMVCIGNWIQNYFKRTEVQRWCEQSIWGNDARGWNADQQRHELAKAIYKPTLLVRAEQAALDGRTSYCTFRLELPGLSSLRSDNVEWAVLRQEGTVWNPDQVYWNQAITVKSMGEAGVALELHLTDVELETAKGFYLAFRYKAANSSNWLPESEKAYHYKLIFHEQGNLPRVGANETKEWKPVIPLDDPDHRLNTLITNYHALLSEPKKS